A window of Sphaeramia orbicularis chromosome 8, fSphaOr1.1, whole genome shotgun sequence genomic DNA:
tctgtttacattacaaacatggcatttaaaaggttaaaaaatgtgacaattattgagtatttagttttttctttacagctcaagttgatgaaatagaaaaaagtgtaaaagaattaaaaacaaactgtatgaacatttttttttttttacattattctacaagtgtgccaaaaaggcacacttggtgctcagttaGGGCCttactggatgggataccagagggttaatgttgttgctcagtctggaaaaaaaaaacacgtcttTTTCTATGGAATTCGTTTGAATATATGACCAGATTTTGAttgataaagttgaaaaaaaaaaaaacccaaaaactattCATTCTTCTGGGACACATTTATCCAACAAATAGGTACACTTCCAGATTTTCAAACAATGATGACAGTTGCACCTTTTGTAAAAGTGATAGTGAAAGTATCATCcacttatgttgtttttttttttataaatgtcagttttgtatcatttttTGGAAAAATCTGGAAAATTTTCTTTTTATCATAACTACACTTAAGTATCAGTCTGatgagaaaattattatttttggctaCATTTCTAACATAGTCAACCTCTTAATTCATCTGGGTAAATTTCATATTCATAAAGCTAAGATATCCAAAGCATTCCCATCATTTCAATTACTTTTAATAGAACTGAAAATCTGTTTTGAGTCtctaaaacattttaaatgaaaaaaaaaaattatcagctCTTCAGTTTTACTACAATTACCTTGAATAAATTGGTCTGCCACTCCATATTGTAATatcatttttctttccttttctaacTGTACCTTTAGTTTATGACTATTGTGTCTTGGAATGTCTGATGTTATGTATATTcttgttatattcatattttttgtatgttctaCTGTAGAATAATAAATGCattcttcaattaaaaaaaaaaaaaaagacaacagactACAGTGTAATAAGAAATATACTTGTTCAAAACCTTACATGAGGCAGTTTTTCCACATCTAGAACTACATATAAATGTAAGGAGAAGGACTTGGGTTTTACTTTTACACTATATTATATTTTAAACTAGGAAATCTCAAAAGTCTTCATGTAATACGACTTTAAAATTAGATTACTGCTAATTTACAGACACTGATATCATTTCTCACTTACTTTTTGGGTGTGAAATTCCAAAAGGCTTTTcactcactgcaaaaaaaaaaaatctttgataaTAGTAAAGACAGCGGCACAAGCTGTCTTTATGTATATTAGCGAGACAACAGATTATAGTATATACCAAGTGTagtaaaaaaaacatactcatcAACCTCTAAAAGAAAGAATCAAATCTTACCTGAGGGCAGTTTTTCATGTCTATAATTAAGCATAAGCATAATGAGTAGGCTAtgaattttacttttaaattagttAACGTTCCAAACAATGAAATGTCAATATTCCTCATTAAATATACCTTTAATAAAATTACCAGACTAATTCACAGACATTGATATCAtttcttacttattttttttatttttttttttcaaccctctTCATCCCCTTAGTGTTTGTATTAAATATTTCTGTTAAACACGTCGTTAACACATTTCCCGACTGTTGGCAATGTGATAGACTGTAGTACACAAAAAGTGTGATAAGAACTTTTAAAGAGAGACTAAAATATTACCTGGACAACTGCAAGTCTCCCAAGAacctaaaaaaaatgaacaaattctaTGTGCATTAAACACAAGACATTTCATTCACTTACTACATTTTTAGATGTAGAGAATTTATTAAAGCCTACAATACAATATTACTTCATTGAATATCTGTGTTGTTCCATTGAAACACAAACCTTTACAAAGTAGAACCATTACTGACTATCTTATCAAACTCATAAATGTTAAACCTAAAAGATTCCAAATGAAAATCCCACATTATAGGATAGATGCACTGATTTATTGCGTTACAAAACAATAAAGTTCTAAACGTACATCAAAAGGGTCACATGGATTACAGATGGATCTGAAATaataatgtacagtatatttgACAGACGTCAGTTATGATGGCCTCGGAACATTATTTAACTGAAGTACATGTGTAAGaagataaaaatggaaaaaattaaaagtactcaAATATATACTGACCCTGACACTGATATTGACCAaaaatgcagcttttttttttcctctgagcaGCTACAAAACCTGCAGTACATGTACAGAATACATTGCTTCTACAAGGCACTGTAAATGCTAGGAAAAGGACAAATAAGACAGTCTGGCCCATTTTTCCAGTTTGATGGGAATACTGATGGTGCTTAAATGTTTATCCAGTGCTAAGCCCCATCTATCCTTCACTGGGAGTAAGATGAGTTAAATTTGTCTCAGAAAACAAGAAAGTTTCATGCTGACCTATTTAAAGGAAAGTGAATCTGGTCAAACACAATTTAGGGCATTGTaaggacaaaaaatgattaaaatttgtaaATAGTTCAAGTGTCAGTGGGGCTCAGactaatttttaaatgtttttttgcaagtatTACATATCATGTTCACACAAAAAATAGcaaaatttttcagttttttgaggaatattacaagtaaaataaaaaaaaaaacctatgagcttgtttttttggattttatctttttttttttttttttttttacaaaacaaaaGCATTGTTGTACATGAAATTAGGCTTACAGCAAAACTTTTCCTGCAAACACATCTTGAGTACAGATTAGCATTTAGAAAAGTTCCTTTATCATACAGCAACGCAGTAGAAAACAGTGATGTCATGGCTTCAAGGAGGACAGTTTTACCATGCAGTCAGCCATCAACTCTAGTTTATTTATTAGTCCTCAGTGACTTTTTACCAGACCTGACAGCTTCTGATGATCTCTTTAATGCTTTTTATTGCGTCTATGGAGGAATCCTTGAGTGCCAGCCCCAATAAAACCGGCCTGTTACCAGCTTCTTGCGACACAAACGATGCCAGGTTTTTTGCGCAGACGTGTGTCAGAGGCTGCAAACAGAAAGACAAGTCAGTCATGTTAAACCGCAGCATTTTTTTCAAATTGGGTTTACTCCtcatatcctcctaagacccagcaatgcatttttgtcctacgtagtggacaagtttcacagatttacttaaaaagaaaaaaaaaaaaaaaaggccactgAAAACgacatttattttaaatttaattttttattttttttaaatgcatctgaaaaaaactaatggatcatgctgtttccaattaaggcaattatttaatgtaaaatggcgaaaacatttacttactgggtctcaggaggatatgtaaaTTGACTAAGGTTATCAGTACAACCAAAGTGGCAGAGAAAAATAGGTCAGTCAGCAAGAGCTATTTGTTGTATAAAATTATAAGATGAAAAATAAGATGCTATGAGGAAGAATAGCAGTTTGAAGAATGAAGGCTGGTACCGACAGTGCTGGTTCAATAGCATCCGTCATGGTTGATAGTACAGTTTATGAAGCAGACAGTGTAGCCAAGCATGTATGTAATACTCTTatacaagaagaaaatacacTCTGTGAAACGTCACCACTCCCCCTTTGCTTTATATTTAGTTTGTGCTATTGCATATATtgtaaataattaaaacttcGATGTACTTCTATGCAGCTTTATTGGCTGGAGTGCATTTCACGCTCCTCTAAGCAGTAAAGTAATATATTTTTGTGAAGTTCTTCCGAAGTAAGCAGTGTCTGCacatctcataaaaataatttggttcttttttaataaaattgCTGGTTTGGCGGAGGCAGGTTATCTTACTGTGTAATCTAGTAAACTAACAATAAAATTGAAAAAGACTTACAGTGTTGATATGATGCTTAATTAGATTAAATAGCAGTTTTTGGCCTCAGTTGTTCATTTAGTGTGTGAGTATGCTTTGCTTTGAGACAATCATATAGAGTATGATACAGAACTTGCACAAGACAAGGCTAGTACCTTATCagtagactgaaaaaaaaaaccaagccaTTTCCTTGTGTAAATTTTAATAGCTCAACCTTCCTGTGCTACACTATTTTACAACCAAGTACTTGGGCAGTTACATCTTACCTATCACTTCACAGACTGAAACAAGTTCCCATGACTGTTTGATGTCTTGAACAAGTCTACACCACCCCAATATAGTAGGACACTTTCAAACATACCTCATCTTTTCCAAGCAGGACTTTGGTGGCAAATGTTGGGGTAGTGATATCATTGGCTCTGGAGTCAGGCGAGACAGATATTAAAGTGCCGATTTTGCCGAACTGAGTGATAACTATGAAAATGTAATTGCTAAACTCTGTGCAGACAACCTGCGTTGAAATTCCATTGACAtctttctctgtttgttttgatTTGATGATTGGTTCAGGAGTAGACATTCTGTGATCTGGGGGAAGAAAACAAGGAGacaattagagctgcacaatttgaagaaattaaataaaattgtaATGTCAGCCTGTGCAGTTATGCTGCAGTTTAAAGATCAGAAAGCAGAAAGGTACACAAAAAAAGAGACCAGAttattgttatgtattttaatactaGTGGAAGTTTCTATGTTTTAGCTAAAGAATGCACATATCAACCTGCTCAGTAATTTGCTAAGAACATTTTGATTGACTCACAGCATTTTTTTCACCAAATCAAGCAGCTCTACTTGAAAAGATGATTAATTTTACAGACAATGAAAACAAGACTTTCATTGTAGGATTAGGACGTGATTTGCTTTTGTGATTCATTTTAGTTTGATCAAGCGTCACATTTTCTCTCAAATCACTACTGTCTCTGTCAGGTGaatacgaggggcgactgaaaagttttgagcctaacacggaaaggattaagatatgaagaccaaatttggtccatgaaatcttttacatatcttaatcctatccactaaatttcttggtcatagcaatctttttccctgttttacaggtccctgaactttctgtatcaagtgtttcctgaaaaatggacaaacttaaGTATGGGGCTGTCATCAAGAACGCATACGaactttgccttctttggggttggtgacacgggatgtttccattgtttagACTGCTcgttggtctcaggctgatagtgatggaccaaagtctcatccatagtcacaaatcagccccatactcaagtttgtccatttttcaggaaacacttgacacagaaagttcagggacctgttcAGGAAAAAAGATTGCTATTACcgagaaatttagtggatagaattaagatatgtgaaagatttcatggaccaaatttggtcttcataccttaatcctttccatgttaggctcaaaacttttcagttgtCCCTCGTATTTAGCTGGCATCAGATAATTATCACagatttttactttcttttttatttccacACATTCTCACCATACATGATTGCAAATTTCCTATGTATTCAAAAGACatgttaaaataatataaaaataataaaattgccCAACAAAAATAATTTACAAACTGAAACTATTTTCAGTGTCTGTATTGTAATTATAGTAAATCGGCTCTTATCGCCAACATGAAACACAACATGCTAAAACAAGCTAAAATGCGTGTAAATAAAAACCTCTGCAGGTAATTCTCTTTTGTACACATTAAAATAGAGCTCAAATGTTTACCACTTTATCACTAGTGTATTACAGAC
This region includes:
- the psmg3 gene encoding proteasome assembly chaperone 3 encodes the protein MSTPEPIIKSKQTEKDVNGISTQVVCTEFSNYIFIVITQFGKIGTLISVSPDSRANDITTPTFATKVLLGKDEPLTHVCAKNLASFVSQEAGNRPVLLGLALKDSSIDAIKSIKEIIRSCQVW